The nucleotide window AAAAATCTTTTGACTTTAATAAACGACATTTTAGATTTATCTAAAGTTGAAGCAGGGAAAATGGAAATCAATTATTCGCATGTAAATCCCTTAAATATTTTCAAAGAAATTGAGCAAATATTTTCGCTTAAAATATCACAAAAGAAAATTGATTTTATTATTGAATATGTTGGAAATATCCCAAAAGGAATGATGCTTAGCGAGACACGATTGCGTCAGGTTTTATTCAATTTGATTGGCAATGCAATTAAATTTACAAGCGAAGGATTTATTAAAGTGATTGTGAGTACAAAGAATTTCGAAAAAGATAAAAATACATTGACCTTAGTTATTTCTATAGAAGATACAGGGATAGGAATTCCTGTTGAACAACAAGAGCTTATCTTTTTCGCTTTCAAGCAAATGAAAGGACAAAATATGAAGGAGTATGGTGGTACAGGTTTAGGCTTAACCATTTCGAAACGTTTGGTGGAAATGATGGATGGAAATATCATGCTTGAAAGTGAGGTGAATAAAGGCTCAATCTTTACAGTAAATTTGAATAATGTTGAAATCGTTCTTCCTGATGAAATGGAAGAAAGTATTTTAGATGAAAAATTCCAGGCAATTGAATTTGAAAATGCTAAAATTCTTGTCGTTGATGATGTAGAATCGAATAGAAATTTAATTCGTGAAATATTTGAAAATGCAAATATTACGGTTTTTGAAGCAAAAAATGGAAAAGAGGCAGTTGAAATTGCAAAATCTGAAATGCCAGAATTGATTATTATGGATATTAGAATGCCTGTAATGGATGGTTTTCAAGCGAATAAAATTATTAAGTCGGATGAAAAAATTGGGCATATCCCAATAATTGCTTTCACGGCTTCTGTTATGAAAGAAGATATAAAGAATATTTTTGATGGAAAATTCGATGGTTTCCTTATGAAGCCAATTCAAATTGAAACTCTTTTTCAGGAAGTGTCAAAATTTCTGAAACACAAAAAAACTAAAGAATCAAAATCAGTTTTGGTTTCGCAAGATGCAGAAATTCTGGAAAGTGTTAAAAGTTTGAATAAAGACAGCCTTGAAAAAGTAATTTATATATTTGAAAATGAATTGATACCAGTTTGGAAAAATGTTCATAAAAATCACTTTATTCACGAAGTAATTAGTTTTGCTGAAAATATAAAGCGCATTGGCATTGAAAATGAATTTAAAATTGTTGAGAGATATGGAGACGATTTGATTTTTTACGCCAACAGTTTCGATATTGAAAATATGGCTGCCACATTAAATCAGTTTCCCGATTTTGTGGAAAGCATCAAACAAATTGTGTAGCTGCAGGATATCAAAACTGGATAGAGAATTCTATATTGATTTGCTATTTCTCCTTTTTATAATTGGGCAAATATTTGTAAAGGGAACATCTAAAAATGCAAATTTCTTCGTTGTTTCAAAATTTTAAAATCCTCATTTACAATGGTAAACTGCGTTTTTAAAATCTCTTACGTCTTGAAATTTGCTATTTTTAGAAGTCCCCTAAAAAAACCCTGTTTTTATTTTTGCAAAATATTTAATAAATCTTCAAAATTAACTTTATGTTGATCACCGGTTTTCATATTTTTAAGAGAAATTAAATTGTTTGCAATTTCATCTTGTCCAAGCATAGCAATGTACTCAACATTTCGTTTGTTTGCGTAATTTAGTTGCTTCTTTACTTTTATAGAATCCGGATATAATTCTGCTTTTATATTTTCCTTCCTTAATTTTTCTAATAGTTGCAAAGAATTCAACAACACCTCATCCCCAAAATTCACAATCATTAATTTGATGTTCTTTTCTAAATATTTCGGATAAAGTTCCAATTGATTCAGAACATCAAAAATTCTATCTGCACCGAAAGATATTCCCACTCCGGAAACATTTGGCAATCCAAATATCGAAGTCAAATCGTCGTATCTTCCTCCACCACAAATACTTCCAATATTCATGTCTGTCGCTACGATTTCGAATATTGCTCCGGTATAATAGTTCAATCCACGAGCTAAAGTAAGATCCAAAACTACTTCAGAATTCATTGAGAAAGATTGAATTAAAGTCAGAATCTGTTCAACTTCAATTATTCCTTGATTTCCAATTTCAGAATTCTTAAGTATATTTTTTAGTTGAATAATTCTTTCTGAATTTGTACCGGAAAGTTTTAAAATCGGAATAAGTTTTTCGATGGAAGTTTCAGAAATACCTTTCTCGGAAAGTTCGGAAATTACTTTGTCAAGACCAATTTTTTCTATTTTATCAATAGCAATAGTTATGTCGATAATTTTTTCGGATTCACCAATATGCTCGGCAATTCCACTTAATATTTTTCTGTTGTTTAATTTTATGATACAGCCTATTTTTAAATTTGCAAAAATTTCATCGGCAATTTGAATTAGTTCTATTTCATTCAATAAAGAATTGCTCCCGATTACATCAACATCGCATTGAAAAAATTCTCTGTATCTGCCTCTTTGTGGCCGGTCTGCCCTCCATACAGTTTGGATTTGATATCTTTTGAATGGAAAGTTTATATCATTTCTATTTTGGGAAACATATCTTGCAAAGGGTACTGTTAGGTCGTACCTAAGACCTTTTTCAGAAATTTTTAAAGCCAGAGCGTTCAGATTTTTTTCGTCAATATCTTCAGTGTTTACTTGTTTAAGGAAATTTCCTGAGTTCAGTATTTTAAATAAAAGTTTATCGCCTTCAGCTCCATATTTTCCCAGAAGTGTAGTTAAATTTTCCATTGCTGGAGTTTCAATTGGCAAATAGCAATATTTTTCAAATACTCTTTTTATTGTATCAAAGAGATAGTTCCTTTTCAGCATTTCACTTTGAGAAAAGTCCCTTGTTCCTTTCGGAATTTGTGTTTTTTGTGCCATTAAATAATTTAAATATTTAAAAATAAAAAAAACCCGCAAATCATAAAGAATTGCGGGTTAGAATAAAAAAATCAATTACTACTATTTAATAATGTTCATAGCTTTAGTCGCTACGAACGCATCTGTTGAAATTTTATAATAATATGTTCCTGCAGAAAGATTTTTACCATCAATTTTAATTTTGTGGTTTCCTGCTTCGAAATCATTATTAACAACTTCTTCTAATTTATCTCCAATTAGATTGTATATTGAAATTGTAACAAATTTACTTTCAGGTAAATAAAATTCAATTTCTGAATAATCTGAAAATGGGTTTGGAACATTTTGGCTTATAGAGAAATGACTATTTCCTACAAGTGAAACTTTTTCGGCAATGCTAATGCCATTTGTTGAATAAGTTTCTTCTCCTTTTTCCCATGATTCCACAAAAAATACTTCTTCAATATTTGTAGAGCTATTCCACAATTTGAATGTCATATTTTCATTGTCCATTAATCCTTCTATAGATTCGGTTGTTTCGTCGTTTCCCCAAACGGAAACCGCTAAGTTAGTATTTGAAAATACTGTAGATCCAACCAAAACCCCATTAGCGTTGAAAACACCTAATTCATCTCCGCTATTTGGAACAACATTCCATGCAGATTTTGGAAAACCTATTGTCATATTCGTACCAGTGTTTTTAACATTTTTAAAATGAACTGGTACTTGGTTAATTATTGTTGATTTAGACAAATAACCATTAGGAGGATAAGAGAAATTGACGGCACCGCCAAGTGTATTAATCTTAATTTGATATCCTTGACCAGGAACCATATTTCCAATTAGGTTTAGGTTAATTTCTGGCCAATATACTTGACCCATAGAGTTTTTAACCAGTGAAATACGATTTGTTACGTTGTTCATTCCTCCATTATAAGTATCCATAAAGATATAATCTATTGAAGCTTCAGAGAATCGTAGATATCCTAACATACTCCAACCGACTGGTACTGAAAGTACTATATTTTCAGGGATAATTTCTTGACCTACTACGGCGAGAGTTGCAGTATTAGCCATTTTAACTTGATATCCTTCTCCTATAGCAATTGTTCCAATTCCGTCAATAATAAATGGTCCGAATAATCCATATGGTGCAAAAATATTTCCATATCCATCTTTAATTATTATTAAATCGCTCATAATATTTGCAAATACGTTAACAACGCTATCACTTGGAGCAAGAACATCAATATATGTTGATATAATATTCCAATTTTGATTTAATGCGATGTATTGAGTATCAACACTTGATGGGTCGAAACCAATTGATAATAAGCCGCTAATACCATTTTCTTCATATGCATCTATGTTTTGGTAGCTTACATCGTAAGTAGCAACAGCTGGATATGTATATCCATTTGTAACATCCCAAATTCTCCAAGTAAATGTTTCAAGATCGTCAAAACCATCTTTCTCAATAGTTAATCCATCGTCTCCCCATGCACTTAGGGCTGTGTTGCTTCCTTCCCATCGAACATATCCTCCACAAGCTGGAACACCTGATGAATCGTAAAATACTCCTAAATAATCTCCAATTCCTATATCTAATCCAACTGCATTTATTGGAATATGTATAGTATGATTATTACCAGTAAATGGAGCATACCAATGAGGAGCTTCTAATGAGTAAATTGAATATGAAGAGCTAACTTGACATCCATTGTTATCTGTAACAGTAACTGTGTAAGTTCCAGATCCGATATTAGCTAAATCTTCAGTAACATCATTTGTGTTCCACAAGTATATGTAAGGATAGGTACCACAACATACATAATTGTCAATCATTCCTGAAATGCCTGTAATAGAATCAGTTCCATAAAGGGTAGATGATAATTCACATGGTTGGTTCAGCACAATAGATGTAGTTTCAAAACAACCAAGGCTATCTTCAATTATAACACTGTACATACCGGCAGTAATATTTGTCAAATCTTCTAAGTTTGAAGAGAATCCATTATCACCGGTCCAGGTAGCATTGAATGGGAATACTCCACCACTAATAAATAAATTTATAGAACCATTAGCATCACCATAACAAAGAGGTTCGCTTATTTGAGAATTTATCAATATTTCATCATGTCCGTGAATAGTAAGTGAGAATATTAATTGACAAGAATTAATATCTGTAACAGTAACAGTATAATCACCTTGTACTAAATCGCTTCGAGGATTAATTAAAGATCCATCCATCCATTGGTATGTATAAGGTGCTGCTCCTCCGAAAGGATCAATATCAACATAGCCTGTTGCATCACCAGCACATAATACATTAAATACTGATGTTGAATCGAAAGAATATGTCATTGGTGCAGGATCAATCAATGTTATTGGCAATTGAGCTGATGAGGAAACATTACATCCGTTTGCATCAGTAACAGTAACATCATATACGAAATTTCCAGGAATTCCTACAAGGTCTTGAGTTACTGCTCCATTTGTCCATAAATAAGAATATGGGCTAGTTCCGCCACCTACACTAATATCAATTGCTCCATCGCTTGAATTATTACAAGAAATTTGGGTTTCATCTATAACTAATACAGACATTGGATTAGGTTGATCTACTGTAAAGCTACCTGTTGTCGTACAGCCTCTTGCATCACTTGTGATAGTTACGCTATATATTCCTGCACCTACTGTTACATCTTGAGTTGTCATTAAATTCGACCAAGTGTATGAGTATGTCTGAATTGCATCAAATCCTGGGTAGAAACCTCCGGCAACATTTGATAAATCAATTATTCCATCTG belongs to Bacteroidota bacterium and includes:
- a CDS encoding histidine--tRNA ligase, producing MAQKTQIPKGTRDFSQSEMLKRNYLFDTIKRVFEKYCYLPIETPAMENLTTLLGKYGAEGDKLLFKILNSGNFLKQVNTEDIDEKNLNALALKISEKGLRYDLTVPFARYVSQNRNDINFPFKRYQIQTVWRADRPQRGRYREFFQCDVDVIGSNSLLNEIELIQIADEIFANLKIGCIIKLNNRKILSGIAEHIGESEKIIDITIAIDKIEKIGLDKVISELSEKGISETSIEKLIPILKLSGTNSERIIQLKNILKNSEIGNQGIIEVEQILTLIQSFSMNSEVVLDLTLARGLNYYTGAIFEIVATDMNIGSICGGGRYDDLTSIFGLPNVSGVGISFGADRIFDVLNQLELYPKYLEKNIKLMIVNFGDEVLLNSLQLLEKLRKENIKAELYPDSIKVKKQLNYANKRNVEYIAMLGQDEIANNLISLKNMKTGDQHKVNFEDLLNILQK